A stretch of Electrophorus electricus isolate fEleEle1 chromosome 3, fEleEle1.pri, whole genome shotgun sequence DNA encodes these proteins:
- the gabrb3 gene encoding gamma-aminobutyric acid receptor subunit beta-3 isoform X2 — translation MFGIQKRRMFDVLSVPVIVAVMCCAQSANEPGNMSFVKETVDKLLKGYDIRLRPDFGGAPVAVGMSIDVASIDMVSEVNMDYTLTMYFQQYWRDKRLAYSGIPLNLTLDNRVADQLWVPDTYFLNDKKSFVHGVTVKNRMIRLHPDGTVLYGLRITTTAACMMDLRRYPLDEQNCTLEIESYGYTTDDIEFYWKGGDTAVTGVARIELPQFSIVDYNLVSRNVVFSTGAYPRLSLSFRLKRNIGYFILQTYMPSILITILSWVSFWINYDASAARVALGITTVLTMTTINTHLRETLPKIPYVKAIDMYLMGCFVFVFLALLEYAFVNYIFFGRGPQMQKKLAEKTDKSTNDRPRYDGNKSVQEGGNCKPSTIKQSNQVDAQGNILLTTLEIHNEVAGGEVTTSISEAHNSASVEFDSSGIQYRKASGLRSDAAGRQALDRSTQPKKARLRRRSSQLKIKIPDLTDVNAIDRWSRIIFPATFSLFNLIYWLYYVN, via the exons ATGTTTGGAATACAGAAACGACGGATGTTTGATGTTCTTTCTGTACCGGTTATTGTGGCAGTGATGTGCTGTGCTCAAAG CGCCAACGAACCAGGCAATATGTCTTTTGTGAAAGAGACAGTGGACAAGTTGTTGAAAGGATATGACATTCGTCTTCGCCCTGACTTCGGAG GTGCACCGGTAGCAGTTGGAATGAGTATTGACGTGGCAAGCATAGACATGGTGTCTGAGGTCAACATG GATTACACGTTGACCATGTACTTCCAGCAGTACTGGAGGGACAAACGTCTTGCCTACTCTGGGATCCCTCTCAACCTCACCCTGGATAACAGGGTGGCGGACCAGCTCTGGGTCCCTGACACATACTTCCTTAATGATAAGAAGTCCTTTGTCCACGGTGTGACCGTTAAGAACCGCATGATCCGTCTGCACCCTGATGGTACAGTCCTCTACGGACTGAG AATCACCACAACTGCTGCTTGCATGATGGACCTGAGGAGATACCCTCTGGATGAGCAAAACTGCACGCTGGAGATAGAGAGCT ATGGCTACACGACTGACGATATCGAATTCTACTGGAAAGGAGGAGACACCGCCGTGACTGGCGTGGCCCGAATAGAACTCCCTCAGTTCTCCATCGTTGACTACAATCTGGTCTCCCGAAATGTTGTTTTCTCTACTG GTGCCTATCCACGGTTGTCTCTCAGCTTTAGGCTCAAGAGAAACATCGGGTATTTCATCCTGCAGACATACATGCCCTCCATCCTGATCACTATCCTGTCCTGGGTATCCTTCTGGATCAACTATGATGCGTCGGCAGCCAGAGTAGCATTAG GAATCACTACCGTGCTGACCATGACCACCATCAACACCCATTTGAGAGAAACACTTCCTAAGATCCCATACGTCAAAGCCATAGACATGTACCTGATGGGCTGCTTTGTCTTCGTCTTCCTCGCCCTGCTGGAGTATGCCTTTGTCAACTACATCTTCTTTGGTCGAGGCCCGCAGATGCAGAAGAAACTGGCAGAGAAGACAGATAAATCCACCAATGACCGGCCCAGATATGATGGAAACAAG TCTGTTCAGGAGGGAGGGAATTGCAAGCCATCGACCATTAAACAGTCCAATCAG GTGGATGCCCAGGGCAACATCCTCCTGACCACCCTGGAGATCCACAATGAGGTGGCCGGGGGCGAAGTCACCACCAGCATTAGTGAGGCACACAACTCTGCTTCCGTGGAGTTTGACAGCTCAGGGATCCAGTACCGGAAGGCCAGTGGGCTTCGCTCGGACGCTGCTGGTCGCCAAGCCCTGGACAGAAGTACGCAGCCCAAGAAAGCACGTCTGCGTCGGCGGTCCTCGCAGCTAAAAATTAAAATCCCCGATCTCACGGACGTCAACGCCATTGACCGATGGTCACGAATCATATTCCCTGCAACTTTTTCCCTCTTCAATTTGATCTACTGGCTTTATTATGTGAATTAA
- the gabrb3 gene encoding gamma-aminobutyric acid receptor subunit beta-3 isoform X1, with protein sequence MFGIQKRRMFDVLSVPVIVAVMCCAQSANEPGNMSFVKETVDKLLKGYDIRLRPDFGGAPVAVGMSIDVASIDMVSEVNMDYTLTMYFQQYWRDKRLAYSGIPLNLTLDNRVADQLWVPDTYFLNDKKSFVHGVTVKNRMIRLHPDGTVLYGLRITTTAACMMDLRRYPLDEQNCTLEIESYGYTTDDIEFYWKGGDTAVTGVARIELPQFSIVDYNLVSRNVVFSTGAYPRLSLSFRLKRNIGYFILQTYMPSILITILSWVSFWINYDASAARVALGITTVLTMTTINTHLRETLPKIPYVKAIDMYLMGCFVFVFLALLEYAFVNYIFFGRGPQMQKKLAEKTDKSTNDRPRYDGNKSVQEGGNCKPSTIKQSNQVQGHRHSRGVDAQGNILLTTLEIHNEVAGGEVTTSISEAHNSASVEFDSSGIQYRKASGLRSDAAGRQALDRSTQPKKARLRRRSSQLKIKIPDLTDVNAIDRWSRIIFPATFSLFNLIYWLYYVN encoded by the exons ATGTTTGGAATACAGAAACGACGGATGTTTGATGTTCTTTCTGTACCGGTTATTGTGGCAGTGATGTGCTGTGCTCAAAG CGCCAACGAACCAGGCAATATGTCTTTTGTGAAAGAGACAGTGGACAAGTTGTTGAAAGGATATGACATTCGTCTTCGCCCTGACTTCGGAG GTGCACCGGTAGCAGTTGGAATGAGTATTGACGTGGCAAGCATAGACATGGTGTCTGAGGTCAACATG GATTACACGTTGACCATGTACTTCCAGCAGTACTGGAGGGACAAACGTCTTGCCTACTCTGGGATCCCTCTCAACCTCACCCTGGATAACAGGGTGGCGGACCAGCTCTGGGTCCCTGACACATACTTCCTTAATGATAAGAAGTCCTTTGTCCACGGTGTGACCGTTAAGAACCGCATGATCCGTCTGCACCCTGATGGTACAGTCCTCTACGGACTGAG AATCACCACAACTGCTGCTTGCATGATGGACCTGAGGAGATACCCTCTGGATGAGCAAAACTGCACGCTGGAGATAGAGAGCT ATGGCTACACGACTGACGATATCGAATTCTACTGGAAAGGAGGAGACACCGCCGTGACTGGCGTGGCCCGAATAGAACTCCCTCAGTTCTCCATCGTTGACTACAATCTGGTCTCCCGAAATGTTGTTTTCTCTACTG GTGCCTATCCACGGTTGTCTCTCAGCTTTAGGCTCAAGAGAAACATCGGGTATTTCATCCTGCAGACATACATGCCCTCCATCCTGATCACTATCCTGTCCTGGGTATCCTTCTGGATCAACTATGATGCGTCGGCAGCCAGAGTAGCATTAG GAATCACTACCGTGCTGACCATGACCACCATCAACACCCATTTGAGAGAAACACTTCCTAAGATCCCATACGTCAAAGCCATAGACATGTACCTGATGGGCTGCTTTGTCTTCGTCTTCCTCGCCCTGCTGGAGTATGCCTTTGTCAACTACATCTTCTTTGGTCGAGGCCCGCAGATGCAGAAGAAACTGGCAGAGAAGACAGATAAATCCACCAATGACCGGCCCAGATATGATGGAAACAAG TCTGTTCAGGAGGGAGGGAATTGCAAGCCATCGACCATTAAACAGTCCAATCAGGTACAAGGCCACCGTCACTCAcgaggg GTGGATGCCCAGGGCAACATCCTCCTGACCACCCTGGAGATCCACAATGAGGTGGCCGGGGGCGAAGTCACCACCAGCATTAGTGAGGCACACAACTCTGCTTCCGTGGAGTTTGACAGCTCAGGGATCCAGTACCGGAAGGCCAGTGGGCTTCGCTCGGACGCTGCTGGTCGCCAAGCCCTGGACAGAAGTACGCAGCCCAAGAAAGCACGTCTGCGTCGGCGGTCCTCGCAGCTAAAAATTAAAATCCCCGATCTCACGGACGTCAACGCCATTGACCGATGGTCACGAATCATATTCCCTGCAACTTTTTCCCTCTTCAATTTGATCTACTGGCTTTATTATGTGAATTAA